One Periophthalmus magnuspinnatus isolate fPerMag1 chromosome 4, fPerMag1.2.pri, whole genome shotgun sequence genomic window, GATTTTGCAAgtcttatttattattgttatttttattgttatattattattatgcatttccAAAACAGAACATCTACCACTGGTCTGGACGCGAGAGTAACCGCTTTGAACGTCTGAAGACAACAGTTCTGGCCATGGACATCCGCGACAGTGAGCGCAAGGGCCGAGCAGAGGTGCACATGATTGAAGAAGACAAAGAACCAGATGAAGTCATCAGTGTAAGTCCCACCTGTAATAAAGCCCCCCCATCAACCTCCCATCAGCCCCCTATGATTAGACCACACTTGTATGCAGCCCCCCTCAATCACTATTTATCAGGGGTCTGCTATTCACAGAAAGTGTGAGAAATATAATGAAAGCACTCACTTATTCCAATATATTGGTGACTTAAATATATCGTGAATGAGTGTattcatgtgtgtttgagtacACATTTTTCGCAGCTGAAGCTGGAAAATAGCGGTAGTCTTTGTTCACTCTCTCCCTTGCGCTTTCACATGTATATGAAAGTGCATATTGCTTGGCATTCCAGTTTAGAAGGCATTTAAatttttgtgtaaattaaatGTAGTGTTGTAGTGGTGTTCGTAGCTAGATGTTggtgaagtatggttttaactttctgtttgcaTGGAGtaatgcaggtgacatgccatctCCCAAAGGTTAGATCCTGtatctttaaataaaaagttcCTATTTGTTGAAAGGTTCTGGGGCCTAAGCCAGATCTCCCACCAGGAAGCCAAGACTCGGATGTCTGTGTGTCAAAGAAAGCCAAGTCTGAAGCTTCTCTTTACATGGTAAAATTAAGGCTAAGTTTTGTAGAACTTATTCTCAAAGAATATAGAAATATCAGAAAATACCAGGTTTACCATACTATGCATGATTTTAGATTTCCAATGCTGCCGGGTCTATGAAGGCAACTCGAGTGGCTGAGAAGAACCCATTCAAACAGGATATGCTCAGTCCGAATGAGTGCTACATCCTGGACAATGGGGGCAACCGCAAGATCTTTGTCTGGAAAGGTACATCTACTGTTTTATGTCTTCAAAAATATTTTAGGTTTTTACTTGGTAAAATGTACTATTCCCTATAACCTTATGATTTTGATGTAGCATTGGTACTGAATAACTCGATTGATACTtggcagctgatgtcatcaatattccctaggggtgtgatgctaagtTGAGGTACTGTTCTGTCTGGAGTACAGTTACTCAGGTTAGAATTAAATttcagctttgttttaacacaatctgactacataaacaagtccctctcaaattaTCAATAAACACCTAAACATGACCATGAACattcatattgatcacaggctatgatgtgatttattttttaaattagtttGGTATTTGTTTTGTCAGGATATATTAAATTTTGGCACTGTTTGCTTATATgtgtattgtgtcaccatggaaactgctgaacattaaGCCAGAGACAAACAtgaagaacacccccagcatgatgtcactgcaaagtatcatattttaagtgttattggcttatagaatgttgtgacatCACAATTGATACCGGATGCCATGACTCTTCAACAGAAGTTATGTATAACTTTTTTATGCATCTTCACAGGACCAAAAGCCAATTCTGAAGAGCGAAAAGCAGCTATGTTAGCTGCACAGCAGTTCATCAAAGACCACAACTACCCAAGCAACACCCAGGTAAAGTCCAGTCAAATGCCAAAATATAGTTTAATCAAGTTGTCAGTTACTTccaatttgtatttgtatgttagAAGTAAGGGCCATACTGCGCACCTCAAGCTAAATTTGTACTTAACAGTTTGAATTATGAATACACTGACTATaagaatttattttttgctctaaTCTGTATAGTTGGTAGAAAGCACAAAAAAGCCACTGTAACACGAttcaccatgttataaagttataAAGTTGTAAAGGGGTTTTAGATCTAATCCATACAATTATTGAGCAATTtttcctgggccctattcaagccCTCCTTACgcttagctgtaagattctgtgcaatgctcagcccaaaAGCCaccatcatccatgctcccacgtgacaattttccataaatatacaaaagcatgatattaAACTGTACAcaataacttgacaaacctgatgtgttgTGTTAcggtagcgctctgaagggagagtgacttggtgtggagcaaagggaggggagacttggagcaccaaaaatgaaagtgaaacttgcaAAACATGTTAACTTGCTAACATGgcctaaatatattatgtgttagcagttaatacctcatagaagtaaaatacacagATCCCTCGCTATATTGTGGTTCCACTCTTCcttgctgtttcgcagattttttttttttttttttggtgcaattttgcatgcttttttacagtgtatgaacgtgcattgtgttctgcgtcctgattggctaagggactgtagaccactgtccatcagtctcctccgtgccgtgtctcctgtacagtacagaatgtgttcagaaaaatttacataaatgtttgatcacagtgcgactctgaagtgctgtatgttcaagttttctccccgacaaaacccacaatgtcgatgaaatgttctgcaccaacaaatttcagaaaagctttggacttaagtgtttctctttACGGATACTCCGGATACTGTTGGAGTGGTACATGAACAAaaaatttaaagcgatcattaaggaagggggatataatatacaaaggtttgagctttgagagtgtttaaacaagagagaaatgtgagaaaatattaatgccTGTTGGAGAAAAGTGTATACAATTTTACAACCTCACCACACATTTCTCCTATtgcagattatttttagaacgtaacaccCGCAATAAACAAGGGACGACTGTGCCTCCtctgtaataataaaataaaataaagagaaatgTTGGGTGCTGATGTTTGAAATTATATCTACAGTCTACTTACCTTTGTATATGTTTGGTGCATTACAAATTTTCCTATGGAGACAATACAGTATAACCTTACCCATTTACATTTCTGCTATCTGGTGCAGATCCAGATCATGCCAGCTGGAGCAGAGACCACTCTTTTCAAGGACTTCTTCTATAACTGGTTGGACAAAGACGAGACTGTAGGCCTTGGTCAAGCCTATGCCATCGGCAAAATCGCCCAGATTCAGAAAGTCCCATTTGACGCCTCTGGTCTTCATAACAACAAGGCCATGGCTGCCCAGCATGGGATGGTGGATGACGGCTCAGGCAATGTCCAGGTATACAGTGAGCTGAATTAAAGTACATTCACTAAAACGTAGCTAACATAATTAAATTgaaagattttacaaaaaatcttACCAATTGACCATCGGTTGACCGTTtcttcacttcctggttggacaaggGCAGGATAAGGAAAGGTAATTCGATAACTGCTGTTACATTGCAACCTTATAGTAAACAATCTATTTTACACAACAGTTATTATATGCCAAAGAAGTTACTTAAATTACTTTAGTTACTTAAATGAGTCACTGTCAGAAATATGTGTTCCTTAcatttggatggaattttgtgtattcTGTGTACATGGATAAAGGAATTGCTTTTTAGAGCTCAGTGtcctacttcctgtaatttccACCTTTTCTTcccaaactgccacttgactggtATTAAACTGCTATTATTTCCACATCCCACCAAtgaaaataatatttataaaacCTGTCAATGTGCACTTTAAATTCTTACAATGATTTATAATTATTTCTCATTTAGAAAATCATAGAACCAGCCTGAGTagcctttttaaatgtattttataacttttgtGACGTGCACAGATCTGGCGTGTGGAAGGCGGTGATAAAGTTCCTGTTGATGCTGAAACTTATGGTCAGTTCTATGGAGGAGACTGTTATCTGGTGCTGTACTCCTACAACTGTGGAGGCCGAACCAAGCACATCATCTACACTTGGTGACGACACACTTTTAATATGGCTATACATGTTGTTACCTGTGATATAACCATAACAAAGTGAACACATTAACAAATGCTTTATCAAAACAAATTCTTGTCATGCACAATAAACTAAAGATCCTATGATCTCAAGATAAACAGGATGTTCTCCGTGGCCAGttctaaaatgtgcaaaatgggCCAAACTAGTGCTACAGACCATTAGAAGATGCCAGTCATTCACGCCAGAACCACCCTTGTAAGTGACCTCTATATGTGGTCTAAAATTGTATGTGTGGCATTGTCTAGGCAGGGGAAGAAGTGCTCCAAGGATGAACTGGGAGCTTCTGCCATTCTCACTGTTGCACTGGATGACTCCATGGGAGGAGTAGCAACCCAGGTAAAATAGACTCTGAATACAAACCACAattaattttcttattttaatgtaGATAGAATTGTTTCTGTTAACATCAATTTGACAGGATTTAATTGTAAAACTTTCTGTAGAGGCCATATCTATATATTGTATTGAAATGGGTAAATGCTTCTTTCTTGATAGGTGCGTGTGACTCAGGGCAAGGAGCCTGCTCACTTGGTCAGCTTGTTCAAAGGGAATCCCATGGTGGTGTACCTGGGTGGGACGTCCCGCAGTGGGGGACAAACTGCAGCAGGAAAAGTCCGCCTCTTTCACATCCGCCTGAACTCCACCAAGGCCACCAGAGCTGTCGAGGTTCGCCATCttgtttgtaatttgaataaccCTTGTACTATTGATTTGTTATCTAAAGCTAAACCATAACTAGTCTACATGAGTATTAAAGTAGGATTAGTGCCAGGATTGTAATAACTAATGGGGATTCAGATAAAGaattagggctgaacaatttttctgacaagctttgcaattctgattagatttgcaatttgttttaataatcttGCATCCCTATTGAGAATAGAGAATAAATTGGGCTGAAGTCAACAAATCCAGCATTAAATCAGAGGTAAAACTGATCCAagccaggatttaaccaggacataatctgtactaaacaaagactagatCTACATTAAATCAGGGtacacatggactaaaccaagaggaaaaccagtactaaacttgATTATTTTAACTGACTGCATGTTTTGTCATAGGTTGAGCCTACTGCCTCCTCTCTGAACACCAATGATGTATTTGTGTTGAAAACCCCTGATGCGGTTTACCTGTGGAGAGGCGTGGGGgcggcagaggaggagatggtggCTGCCAACTACATGGCCAGTCTGCTTGGAGGGACTGCCACAGAGGttgtggagaagagagagccaGGTGATTGAATAAAGCATGTTTcatttggagatgttactaACTAGACAATGAGAAAGCATGTACTTCATACAAACTGACGTGAAATATACATTGtcaaaaaaatatacagttgGAGATGAGTGAATAAGTGGACAAGTGCCCCAAATTCAGGCAGAATTTGCATCTTGCACTCTGCATTTgatttaaatgaacatagcAACTGGACAAACATTGGACAAACCAGACATTTTTATAGCAGAAATGCTAATTTTCAACACCTGTCCATATGACCTCATATGGACAACATATGAACAAGATAAACAAAGTGTACATTAAATATAATGGGAGCAAGAACAATgtactattaaagggcccatattatttCCTaacctatgttataatgttgtttcctcatcaaaaacataccccgagttgtgttttgtttcattcacaggtgTTCACACATTAAACCTAATATTTAGAGTCATATTTAGAGTCGGTGCAAATTTAgctcttctttcaaacagaaaacactctgatccaccttgtggttgtacaggaagtgctccactgtgtttttaaactccatacaccttcactaaagtcatttggatggtttcaaacctggaattgtcaatcccTACTGcactaaaggcaaaaggtagctgttaactacaactacatgacatcacaaggtggaacagagcattttgagctttggagctaTAAAcaagctaataataaagtgttactcaatgtgtgaatgaaattaaacacaatattataacatggcttaaagctcacaagaatcaattttgtgcaagATAGAAAACTATGCTTTagatttaaacttaaatatcctatttttttctcaattttagTAGGTGATTATATCTAGAGATGTTATTTCCTTTCTGGATTTTTCGCTTACTATGTCCTTATGTAAATAATGTTGTAAACTAGAGAACTACTatatacacataatacacataaaaaataccagCGCCCTTCAATTGTGCTCCTGATTTTAGACTCTTTCTGGGCTGCActgggaggaaagaaagagtatCAGACATCTAAGACTCTGCAGAACGCTATGAGACCTCCACGCTTGTTTGTATGCTCCAACAAGACTGGAAGACTGATTGTGAGTGTCTTCTGGATGATataaaaatgttgaatgttgtttttattcacctataaatgtaatgtattcaGTAAATCAACATGGATACAGACAAAATGTAGGTCCTGATTTAACATGTGCCatatatatttaggctgaggaaATGCCCAGAGACTTTTCACAGGTAGATTTGGCAACTGATGATATTATGATCCTGGATGCATGGGACCAGGTAAGATTTGAtcaaatttttacattttaattgtatttatttctttattttgttttgtttcatgtttaattttgtttcatatgcaccataaacacatttattttaaggtTTGTAGACCAATGATTATACTGTTTTTGTCCTCTTCAGATTTATGTGTGGGTAGGGAAGGATGCCAATGAGGAAGAGAAGCAAGGTGTGGGGAACATTGGTAAGTGAAACATGGCTCTTGTCTTTTaccaaaatcacatttctcaaTCAAATTTGTCTTAATTTCACAGATCTTTTAGTTAAAAAATTCCATGATTTAAACATATTAAATCAACAATATAGCATAGAAACATAACTGATTAATAAATAATCAACAAATAATtgtttaataattttgaatttactatatttgatttttacagtctgtaAACGTGCAAAATAGatgaatgagtttataagcactttcacaattttcagagactagagctgtaaagctgacaacaactagcatgcacaTGTGCACTTACTGATCATGGTGCAATAAAATGGTGCAATTGCTTGTAAATGCTATAATtcgatgcaaacagcacacatcagacttattttgacctgaagaactgcttatacaatctatctatactggggcaagataaattttactcaaatacatggggggaaAAATCTGATACAGGGCCTTTTTAATTTGCTGATTTGAAGATTGTCCTTTCATA contains:
- the scinla gene encoding scinderin like a codes for the protein MADRVFKGAGEKPGLQVWRVEKMSLTPVSKAHHGNFFTGDAYIVLHTTSAPSYNVHSWAGSEASQDERGAAAILMMQLDDYLKGRPRQFTEFQNEESITFTTYFKSGITYKQGGVASGFKHVDTNKENIKRLIHVKGRIIVRGTEVPLTWESFNSGDCFIIDLGENIYHWSGRESNRFERLKTTVLAMDIRDSERKGRAEVHMIEEDKEPDEVISVLGPKPDLPPGSQDSDVCVSKKAKSEASLYMISNAAGSMKATRVAEKNPFKQDMLSPNECYILDNGGNRKIFVWKGPKANSEERKAAMLAAQQFIKDHNYPSNTQIQIMPAGAETTLFKDFFYNWLDKDETVGLGQAYAIGKIAQIQKVPFDASGLHNNKAMAAQHGMVDDGSGNVQIWRVEGGDKVPVDAETYGQFYGGDCYLVLYSYNCGGRTKHIIYTWQGKKCSKDELGASAILTVALDDSMGGVATQVRVTQGKEPAHLVSLFKGNPMVVYLGGTSRSGGQTAAGKVRLFHIRLNSTKATRAVEVEPTASSLNTNDVFVLKTPDAVYLWRGVGAAEEEMVAANYMASLLGGTATEVVEKREPDSFWAALGGKKEYQTSKTLQNAMRPPRLFVCSNKTGRLIAEEMPRDFSQVDLATDDIMILDAWDQIYVWVGKDANEEEKQGVGNIAQDYINTDPAGRRGTPMVIFKQGEEPLSFIGWFHGWDDDMWDKDPMEIINMFKCH